Proteins found in one Chthonomonadales bacterium genomic segment:
- a CDS encoding glycosyltransferase family 4 protein, with protein MDAPSPAATAPTADQGGRCPRVLLLVPSVAKTGIEQDVAGDRHPTMDYHALAAALGGDIADYRAVLDDRSPVVAAARRASLDLGLAALAFRARRRYDVIYSNGENVSIPLAALFRMGGRRPGHILIGHRLSARKKRALLRVLRSQMDAVLVYSGTQYQYALNVLGLPRAKLHQIPFHADHRFFRPIPAHVENMICSAGLEWRDYPTLIGAVAGLDVRVCLAAASPWSRHRDETGRVSLPTNVEVRRYGYAELRDLYARARLVVVPLLETDFQAGITTLLESMAMGKAVIVTRITGQRDVVVDGQNGLYVPPGDVPALRGAIERLLADRGEAARLGAAARSAVEQRMTLEHWVERIASVARALGAATPHR; from the coding sequence ATGGACGCGCCTAGCCCCGCGGCGACGGCGCCCACGGCCGACCAGGGCGGTCGCTGCCCGCGCGTGTTGCTGCTTGTGCCGAGCGTTGCCAAGACGGGGATCGAGCAAGACGTGGCCGGCGATCGACATCCAACGATGGATTACCATGCGTTGGCCGCGGCGCTTGGCGGTGACATCGCCGACTATCGGGCCGTACTGGACGACAGGAGTCCCGTCGTCGCGGCGGCGCGCCGCGCCAGTCTGGACCTGGGACTTGCCGCGCTGGCGTTCCGGGCCCGACGCCGGTACGACGTGATATACTCCAACGGCGAGAACGTCAGCATTCCGCTGGCGGCGCTCTTCCGAATGGGGGGGCGCAGACCGGGCCACATCTTGATCGGCCACCGCCTATCGGCGCGCAAAAAAAGGGCGCTCCTGCGGGTGCTGCGCAGCCAGATGGATGCCGTGCTCGTCTACTCGGGGACGCAGTACCAGTACGCCCTGAACGTCCTGGGCTTGCCACGCGCCAAGCTCCATCAGATCCCGTTCCATGCCGACCACCGGTTCTTTCGGCCGATCCCGGCGCACGTCGAGAACATGATCTGCAGCGCCGGGCTGGAGTGGCGTGACTACCCGACGCTCATTGGGGCCGTGGCGGGCCTGGATGTGCGCGTGTGCCTCGCGGCGGCGAGCCCCTGGTCCCGGCATCGTGATGAGACGGGCAGGGTGTCTCTGCCGACGAACGTGGAGGTTCGGCGCTACGGGTACGCAGAGTTGCGCGACCTCTACGCGCGGGCGCGGCTCGTCGTGGTGCCGCTCCTCGAGACCGACTTTCAGGCGGGCATCACGACCCTTCTGGAGTCGATGGCGATGGGCAAGGCCGTGATCGTGACACGGATCACGGGGCAGCGCGACGTGGTCGTCGATGGGCAGAACGGGCTCTACGTGCCGCCGGGCGACGTGCCCGCGTTGCGGGGGGCCATCGAGCGTCTCCTGGCCGATCGCGGCGAGGCCGCGCGCCTCGGCGCCGCCGCCCGGAGCGCCGTGGAGCAACGCATGACGCTGGAGCACTGGGTGGAGCGCATCGCGAGCGTGGCGCGCGCGCTGGGCGCCGCCACACCGCACCGATAG
- a CDS encoding peptidyl-prolyl cis-trans isomerase, protein MTMRWARLGLYGLLVISLAMNFILWTRTSGRRQTLRVNDQTITKRDWDFFLETRYGDEALAAMARQAVVRQAADEAGVKIDEKEIDEALQEVRDRLPEQGLILERLPTKREDMRRELEYKLAMAGLRARDVKVTDDEVKDYFDANAGRWDKPDRIEVKAIRVANAALVQRAVALLKNVDDMQVLQQQLDPKGTQARIVGARGIWVVVRPFGQPAADPVVKAFAGMKEGEVQVVRAGKAVLVVKRGKLTPGKKVELAEVKDKVERDLKLSRALPETEVLRKLWDSAQMTAEDPAKLRVLKWTIFRDPGV, encoded by the coding sequence ATGACGATGCGATGGGCCCGGTTGGGTCTGTACGGCCTTCTGGTCATCTCGCTGGCAATGAACTTCATCCTATGGACCCGCACGTCCGGTCGGCGCCAGACCCTGCGCGTCAACGACCAGACCATCACGAAACGCGACTGGGACTTCTTCCTTGAGACGCGCTATGGCGATGAGGCCCTGGCCGCGATGGCCCGGCAGGCCGTGGTGCGCCAGGCCGCTGACGAGGCGGGCGTGAAGATCGACGAGAAGGAGATCGACGAGGCGCTCCAGGAGGTCCGCGACCGGCTGCCCGAGCAGGGCCTGATCCTGGAGCGCCTGCCCACAAAGCGCGAGGACATGCGCCGCGAGCTTGAGTACAAGCTGGCGATGGCCGGCCTGCGCGCCAGGGATGTCAAGGTCACCGACGACGAGGTGAAGGACTACTTCGACGCCAACGCGGGACGCTGGGACAAGCCAGACCGGATCGAGGTCAAGGCGATCCGCGTGGCGAACGCGGCGCTCGTGCAGCGGGCCGTCGCCCTGCTCAAGAACGTAGACGACATGCAGGTGCTGCAGCAGCAACTCGACCCCAAGGGCACTCAGGCGCGCATCGTTGGGGCGCGCGGCATCTGGGTGGTCGTCCGCCCGTTCGGGCAACCGGCCGCCGATCCGGTCGTGAAGGCGTTCGCGGGGATGAAGGAGGGCGAGGTACAGGTGGTGCGGGCGGGGAAGGCCGTGCTCGTCGTCAAGCGCGGCAAGCTGACGCCTGGCAAGAAGGTGGAGCTGGCCGAGGTCAAGGACAAGGTGGAGCGCGACCTGAAGCTCTCGCGGGCGCTCCCCGAAACGGAGGTGCTCCGCAAGCTCTGGGACTCCGCGCAGATGACGGCCGAGGACCCTGCAAAGCTGCGCGTCCTCAAGTGGACCATATTCCGCGATCCCGGCGTCTAG